One genomic region from Apodemus sylvaticus chromosome 1, mApoSyl1.1, whole genome shotgun sequence encodes:
- the Lat gene encoding linker for activation of T-cells family member 1 isoform X2, with product MEADSLSPVGLGLLLLPFLVTLLAALCVRCRELPASYDSASTESLYPRSILIKPPQITVPRTPATSYPLVTSFPPLRQPDLLPIPRSPQPLAGSHRMPSSRQNSDDEPACKNVEEDEGYLEVLPDSSPAAGPVVSSAPVPSNPDLGDSAFSMELCEDYVNVPESEESAEASLDGSREYVNVSQEPQPVTRVELASVNSQEVEDEGEEEGVDGEEAPDYENLQELN from the exons ATGGAAGCAGACTCCCTGAGCCCGGTGGGGCTGGGCCTCCTGCTGCTGCCCTTCTTGGTCACGCTCCTGGCTGCCCTGTGTGTGCGCTGCCGCGAGCTGCCAG CCTCCTATGACAGTGCTTCCACAGAGAG TTTGTACCCAAGGAGCATCCTCATCAAACCACCTC AAATAACCGTCCCCCGAACACCTGCTACTTCCTACCCTCTTGTCACTTCCTTCCCACCCCTGAGGCAGCCAGACCTGCTCCCCATTCC GAGATCCCCACAGCCCCTTGCGGGTTCCCATCGGATGCCATCTTCCCGGCAGAATTCAGATGATG AGCCAGCCTGTAAGAATGTGGAAGAAGATGAGGGTTACCT AGAGGTGCTGCCTGACAGTAGTCCTGCTGCTGGCCCTGTTGTCTCCTCTGCCCCTGTGCCCAGCAATCCTGACCTTGGAGACAGCGCCTTCTCTA TGGAGTTGTGCGAAGATTACGTGAACGTCCCTGAGAGTGAGGAGAGCGCAGAGGCATCTCTGG ATGGGAGCCGGGAGTATGTGAATGTATCTCAGGAGCCGCAGCCGGTGACCAGGGTTGAGCTGG CATCTGTGAACTCACAGGAGGTGGAagatgaaggagaagaggagggggtggATGGAGAGGAAGCCCCCGACTATGAGAATCTGCAGGAACTTAACTGA
- the Lat gene encoding linker for activation of T-cells family member 1 isoform X1, with the protein MEADSLSPVGLGLLLLPFLVTLLAALCVRCRELPASYDSASTESLYPRSILIKPPQITVPRTPATSYPLVTSFPPLRQPDLLPIPRSPQPLAGSHRMPSSRQNSDDVNSVASYENQEPACKNVEEDEGYLEVLPDSSPAAGPVVSSAPVPSNPDLGDSAFSMELCEDYVNVPESEESAEASLDGSREYVNVSQEPQPVTRVELASVNSQEVEDEGEEEGVDGEEAPDYENLQELN; encoded by the exons ATGGAAGCAGACTCCCTGAGCCCGGTGGGGCTGGGCCTCCTGCTGCTGCCCTTCTTGGTCACGCTCCTGGCTGCCCTGTGTGTGCGCTGCCGCGAGCTGCCAG CCTCCTATGACAGTGCTTCCACAGAGAG TTTGTACCCAAGGAGCATCCTCATCAAACCACCTC AAATAACCGTCCCCCGAACACCTGCTACTTCCTACCCTCTTGTCACTTCCTTCCCACCCCTGAGGCAGCCAGACCTGCTCCCCATTCC GAGATCCCCACAGCCCCTTGCGGGTTCCCATCGGATGCCATCTTCCCGGCAGAATTCAGATGATG TCAACAGTGTGGCGAGCTACGAGAACCAGG AGCCAGCCTGTAAGAATGTGGAAGAAGATGAGGGTTACCT AGAGGTGCTGCCTGACAGTAGTCCTGCTGCTGGCCCTGTTGTCTCCTCTGCCCCTGTGCCCAGCAATCCTGACCTTGGAGACAGCGCCTTCTCTA TGGAGTTGTGCGAAGATTACGTGAACGTCCCTGAGAGTGAGGAGAGCGCAGAGGCATCTCTGG ATGGGAGCCGGGAGTATGTGAATGTATCTCAGGAGCCGCAGCCGGTGACCAGGGTTGAGCTGG CATCTGTGAACTCACAGGAGGTGGAagatgaaggagaagaggagggggtggATGGAGAGGAAGCCCCCGACTATGAGAATCTGCAGGAACTTAACTGA